The sequence below is a genomic window from Draconibacterium halophilum.
AAACTCTACACTGTTATTACAAGATTGTGCTCCTACTGCCCAATCGGTAAAACTTACTTACCCGGAACGTAAAGCAAATGCCGATAAACCATGGAAAGGCTTGAAGAAAAACACGCTTCCTCAAGTTGACGTACACTGGTACGACGGTGGTATTAAGCCAATGCTCCCTGAAGGTTGGCCAGATGGAAAAGACCCTAACGATCAGGGTGGTGGCGTAATTTTCCACGGAACAAAAGACAAACTGATTTGCGGATGTTACGGTGTAAACCCATGGTTATTATCGGGTCGCGAGCCTAACGCTCCTAAATTCCGTCGCCGTGTAGAAACCAGTCACGAAATGGATTGGGTACGTGCATGTAAAGAAACTACTGAGAATCGAGTTCCAACTGCATCAGACTTTAAAGAAGCAGGACCATTTAACGAAATGGTTGTAATGGGTGTTCTGGGTGTTCGTTTACAAGGGCTGAATAAAGAACTGGATTGGGATGGTGAAAACATGCAATTCACTAACCTTACCGACAGTGAAGAAATCAGAACTGTTATTAAAGACGGTTTTGCTATTCATGATGGTCATCCAACATTCCAGAAAACGTGGACTGATCCTGTTCCTGCAAAAGATTTTGCTGCTGAATTGATCAAGCATACTTATCGTAAGCCTTGGAGTTTACCTGATATGCCTGCATAATTTCATTTTTAACAGATAATAGAAAGGTGTTTGCAATTGCAGACACCTTTTTATTTGTCTAATTTTTAGCAAATGCTTGCGTATATTCATCCAAATTTGTAAACTTGCACCCCGAAAATCGTATATATTAATTACATTTTCACTCCGGGCCTATAGCTCAGTTGGTTAGAGCACCTGACTCATAATCAGGGGGTCGCTGGATCATGCCCAGCTGGGCCCACTTAAACATCAAGCAGTTACGAAATTAATCGTAACTGCTTTTTTATTTCCTTGCATACCATTTACGTACAAAGTTGTAGATAACAAGCAACCAAAAGAAGTTTCCAAAGTAACTTTTAGATTTTAAAATAGCTCTGGGAAATAGGAATGTAAATTCAACGGGTCATCCATAAGTTTCTGTTGTTGTTTTAATCTCTCGGCCAATTCTTTAACTACCTTCTTATATTCAGGTTTTTCTGCCAGATCGTAGATTTCTTCCGGATCATTTTCTACATCGAACAAAAGAATTTTATCTGCTTCAGGATAGACTATCAACTTATATTTTTCATTGCGGACCATACGCTGTAAATTTATATAAGCGCCATAAATTTCAGAATAGGGACTCGATTTAACGTCATTGTTAATTGCCGGCATTAAACTATTAAATTCAACGTATTGCGGTTTTTCGATTCCTGCCAAATCCAGGGTAGTAGCCATAACATCCTGAAGATAAACCTGCATATCTCTTTTCTCATTTCCCGGAATATTGGGGCCTACAACAACCAGTGGCACTCGCATACTATGATCAAACATATTTTGTTTTCCCACAAGCCCGTGGTGCCCTACCGAAAGACCATGGTCAGCACTAAAAAGGATATATGTATTTTTATCCTGCCCCGTTTCCTTCAAATGAGATATAATTCGTCCAATCTGCTCATCCATGTGTGTGATAATTGCGTAATATTCCTGGCGGTGCACTTTAATGGAATACGCTGTGCGTGGGAACGGAGCTAGTTTTTCATCCCGTAATTCGGCTCCACAACCAATTGCGTCTTTATAAGGATACAAGTCCATAAAGTTTTCCGGCACAGCAACATTCTCCAACGGATACATATCCACATATTTTTTTGGCGACTGACGCGGATCATGCGGCGCATTAAAAGCCAGATACATAAAAAACGGATTTTTACTCAATTTTGCTGAATCCAAAAATTGAATTGCATTGTCGCCAACCACTTCGCTCCAGTGTTTTCCTCCTTGCCAAAAACCGCCCCGCTTTTTTTGCCAGGGTAACCAGGTTGTATCGGCTGAAGATTGTGGCCTGTTATAGGCTTCGGGAACTGATGCCGGCATTCCCGGGCGAATATCAATGGCTGTATTAAAAATGGTCTTTGCATCTTGCTTCACATGCCATTTGCCGGTCATATAGGTATCGTATCCGGCATTTTGCATCAATAAACTCCAGAATTGACCATCCTCTTTCATTTTCGGATAGTTTTTTTCTGAATTGCGGGCATGCCATATAAATCTTCCGGTATTCAGCATTGCACGACTGGCAACACAAACTGCACCATTCCAACCTCCCATATTATAGGTATGAGTGAATGTAACTCCCGAATTTGCCAGTTTATCAAGATTTGGCGTAATTACTTCAGAATTCCCCATTGCATTCACTCCCAGGTAGGTTTGATCATCAGCAAAAATAAAAAGGATGTTAGGTTGTGCGTCTATAAACCCTGGTGTCAAAATCAATAGTATAAGAAAGAAATACATCGATTTCGAGGTATTTCCCTTTAGATATAACTGGTCAAGGTTGAATAAAGCCATTGTTTTCAATTATTGTTTCGATTTCTTCGTTGTTCCTGATGATCGAGATATGCTTTCAGGTATTTTTGATTTAGTTCATCGCTGTCGCCATATTTAACGCGAACCTCTTCAAGTTTTTCATGAAGCATCTTTTGCACATCGGCATACTCCGGATTGTTGTAGACATTTTGCATTTCCTTAGGATCTTTCTCCAAATCGTACATTTCCCATTCGTCGATATCGTAATAAAAATGCATGAGCTTGTAACGATCGGTGGCCACTCCATAATGCCGTTTTACCATGTGTACCGATGGATATTCATAGTAAGTGTAATAAACGGCATCGCGCCACTCATCAGCTTCGCCACTCACCAGTTTGCGGAACGATTCTCCCTGCATCTCTTCCGGAACCTCAACACCTGCATAGTCAAGAATAGTCGGCGCAAAATCGAGGTTCTGTACCAGCCTGCCAATTTCTGTTCCGGCTTCAATTTCTTTAGGGTAACGCACCAAAAGTGGTGTGCGGAAAGATTCTTCGTACATAAAACGTTTGTCGAACCAACCATGCTCGCCTAGATAAAATCCCTGATCAGAGGTATAAATTACGATGGTGTTTTCTGCCAGTCCCGATTCTTCGAGATAGTCGAGCACTTCACCCACACCGTCGTCTACCGATTTAATGGTGCGTAAATAATCTTTTATGTAACGGTTAAATTTCCAAAGGCCAATTTCTTTTTCAGAAAGATTTGGATATTCAGCTTTGAAGGCATCATTCTTTGGCGTATAAGCAGCAAGCCAGTCCACTAACTGTTTTTCGTTAAAACGGTTTAATTCGCGCTGAAAACCGGTGCTGTCTCCATTCGGATCAACAATCATTTTAAAATCGTGTCCCCAGCCTGCATGTCCGTCAATTTGCATTTCCTGCTCTCTGGCAGCTGTTCCCATACCACTGTAATCATCAAAATAATTTGATGGAGGATTGAATGTTTTGTCATCATACAAACCAAGGTATTCCGGTGCTGATTTCCAGTTGCGGTGTGGTGCTTTCTGGTGGTAAAGCACACAGAAAGGCTTATTGGGATCGCGTTTGTTTTTTAACCAGTCGAGAGTGGTTTCAGTAATAATATCGGTACAGTAGCCTTCTTTTCGTACCCGTTCGCCGTCAATCAGAAAATCCGGATTGTAGTAATTACCCTGTCCGGGAAGTACCATGGAAAAATCAAATCCCTGAGGAATTCCGTCCAGATGGATTTTACCGATCATAGCAGTTTGGTAGCCGTTTGCCTGAAGCAACTTTGGGAAGTTGGGTTGGTCCCAGTTAAAAGGCTGAACATTGTCCACTTTCCCGTTGATAAAACTGTGCTTGCCCGTAAGCAAAACTGCTCGGCTCGGAGCGCAAATGGAGTTGGTTACACATGCGCGGGAAAAAATGGCACCCTCGTTGGCCAGCCGGTCGATGTTTGGTGTTTCATTCAATCCATGCCCATAAGCACTTATAGCCTGGTAGGCATGATCGTCACTCATAATGTAAATAATATTGGGGAGTTGTTCGGTTTCTTTCTGTTTTGATGAACACGAACATAAAAAGGCCCCAACTAAAAAAATAGCAGCAACTATTCTAAATGGTCTAATCATAGTATTGTACTTAAGATTCTAATATAAATATTGCAAAAGATGGCCTCCAGCTAAAACTGGGAGCTATCATAACTAACTATGTTATTCAAAATACCTATCAATCATTTCAATAAGTTTTCCCTTGTTTATAGGCTTGGCAATATAATCATCACAACCAGAGATTCTTGCCTGTTCCCGATCACCTTGTAAAGCATGTGCTGTTTGAGCAATTATTTTTACCTTCTTATTAAATTTTCTTATTTTTTCAGTTGCTTCTAAACCATTCATTCCCGGCAATTTAATATCCATTAAAACAAGGTCGAAATTTGAGTTATTTTTACATATTTCAACTGCTTCAGTTCCGTTTCTGGCTATCTGAATATTTTTAGCTATGTCTTTTATAATCGTTGATAAGTATAAAGAACTGACATCATCATCCTCAACAATTAGAATATTCAAATTTTTTGCTTTGTCAGAGATCTTATTTTGAACCTTCGTTTTACTTTTTGTCTCTGATTTTACGGGCTTATATGATACTGTAAAGAAAAATGTTGAACCTTTGTTTTCTTCTGATTCCACCCAAACAGTTCCACCTAACATCTCGACATAAGATTTCACAATTGCCAGCCCCAGTCCAGATCCTTCACGTGCCTGTTTGTCTTCAATGTCGGCCTGCTCAAAACGGTTGAAAACAGCGTCTTTCCTTGCAGCAGGAATTCCAATGCCAGTGTCTTTCACATAAAATTCAAGTAAATCAACTTTCTTTTCACAGCCAATTTTAATGCTTCCTTTTTCAGTAAATTTAATTGCGTTTTTTATAAGGTTCGTAAGAATTGAATCTAATTTGTTTTTATCCGAAATTATAAAAGATTCATTCTCCGATAATTTATTTTCTAGGGTTAACTTCAATCCTTTCTTTGTTGCTTCAAAATTGAAAAAATCATATAGGGCTAAAATATGTTTACTAATATTTAGTTTATTTGAATTTATAGTTATTTGTCCGGAATCAATTTTTGAAATTTCAATGATATCATTGACCGTACTCAACATCCGATTACCACTTTTTTTAATAATCTCAATGTATTTTTGCTGCTGTGCTCCAGTCAGGTCGTGTTCTTGCAATAAACTAGTGAACCCCAGAATTCCATTCATAGGTGTTCGGATTTCATGGCTCATATTAGCCAGAAAAGCTGATTTTAAGCGGTCGCTTTCTTCTGCTTTTTCTTTGGCTTTTCGTAGTTCTATCTCCATTTGTTTTCGCTCGGTGATATCAATTTCAATACCATCCCAACAAGCTACTCCATTAATTATGCGTGGTTTTGAGATGAAATAAGCCCACCTGATGTTTCCATTGGGAGTAATTGCTCTTGCCTCTGCTTCAAATACAGACATGTTTTTTAATGCTTCTTTTTCTTTTTCAATAAGCCCTTCAACATCATCAGGGTGCAACTTGCCATAAATTAAATTCGCATCTTCTTTTGCTTCTTCCTCCGTACAGCCATATAAATCTTGTACATTGTTACTAATGTAGTTGAATTGCCTACGATTTTCATCAAGCATGGCTACCTGATAAATCATGCCATTAACAAAATTATCGGAGATAAGTCTTAATTGTTTTTCACTTTCTTCCGCTTCTTTCTTGGCTTTCAGTAATTTTTCTTCGGCTTTTTTACGATCTGTGATATCTCTGCCAACACCAAGAACTCCGATTATATCATTGTTACTACCGGCTAGCGGCGTTTTTATAGTTTCCAGTATTTCAGAATGACCATCAATAGCAAATGTAATTTCTTCTTCATTAATGATAGGACCTCCTGCATTCATTGCGCGGTTATCATGATTTCTGAAAAAATCCGCTAATTCTTTTTCTACAAAATCATAGTCAGTTTTACCGATTATTTCACTTTTACTTTTACCAAAGAAATCTTCAAAACGTTTATTACAATTTAAGTATATTCCATTGGTATCTTTCACCCAAATCAAATCAGGAGTAGCGTTAACAATTGTCTTGAGTAATCTTCTGTTTTCTTCTGCTTTTTCTTTAGCCTCAATAAGTTGGCTTTCCAACTCTTTTCTTTCCGAGATATCAACGCCCACGCCCACGCTTCTTCCATCGGGAATTTCCACATTGGCCCAGGTAGTTTCAATATCTCGCCCATCTTTTGTGCGCATAATTAAATCCTGAAATACAGGCTGGAGAGCTGCCATAAATCCTAAAACGTGCTCACGATATTCAGGGTCAGGATAAGCGAGTTCCATAATATTATTATGCTGCGCATCTTCATTCGTCCAGCCAGTTATGTTTTCTACCGCATTATTCAAAATTACCGAATTTACTTCACTGTCGTAAATAGTTACCATAACCGGTATAGTGTCGATAATGGTTTGTAGAAGCTGTTTCTCGTTATTCAGCTGTTCTGTACGTTCTTTAACTTGTTGTTCTAATTTTAACTGATGATTTGCAAGTAGCTTTCGTTGCTTTTTTTGTTCCAAAATTACACCAATCATAAACATAAAGTTGGAAAGATAATCTTGGTAGGGCTGAAACTTATTCGTATCTGAAAGCGTCAGGTTTATATATCCGTAAAAAGAATCATCCACTTGGATTGGCAGGGAGATTTTTTTTGATTCATGATTGGAAATTTCCTCCTGATTGCCGTAATATTTAGCTTTTTCAATGCCTGGCACATCCAATAATCCTTTACAAACAAAACTAAATATTGAATCTTCATTTGGCAGGTTTATAACAAAATTTTGCATGAGCATTAGTTTCCCTAATACTTTTGAATCAAGCGGATCTAAGGATTTTGATAACATTCGGATCAATTTGTAAGATCGTTTAAAAATTCATCAGGATTTATATAAAATGGATTGCGAACTACAGTCCCCCGAAGAATCATATAGGGATGTACTTTTAAAATATCCAGAATAGATGAACCACTGAAATCATTACTGTTATACTGGCAAACGGTTGTTATGGGATATTCTTCAATCAGTTTATTTACTTTCGACTCATACTCCAACAGTTTTTCTCCACCCTTTATTTGCTCAATATTTTTTGTCATCTCGCCAATTATCCTTGCTCCGGACAAATTTTGGGTTACGCTTCTGTTGTGAAAGCTTTTTAATAGAGATATCATTCTGTTAGGATCGAATTCATTGTCTTCAAAATAGGTTTCATTGGCACCAGACAAAGTAAACTTATCTGATTCCAAATAATCATAGAGTGATATTCCATTTTGCTGTAAAAA
It includes:
- a CDS encoding MEDS domain-containing protein — encoded protein: MCIKNKKVSLGFTNEQFDSGIHICQIYSDEEERTDSISKFILSGLKSNEKVACFSDKEDKKKINHFLQQNGISLYDYLESDKFTLSGANETYFEDNEFDPNRMISLLKSFHNRSVTQNLSGARIIGEMTKNIEQIKGGEKLLEYESKVNKLIEEYPITTVCQYNSNDFSGSSILDILKVHPYMILRGTVVRNPFYINPDEFLNDLTN
- a CDS encoding sulfatase family protein, translating into MIRPFRIVAAIFLVGAFLCSCSSKQKETEQLPNIIYIMSDDHAYQAISAYGHGLNETPNIDRLANEGAIFSRACVTNSICAPSRAVLLTGKHSFINGKVDNVQPFNWDQPNFPKLLQANGYQTAMIGKIHLDGIPQGFDFSMVLPGQGNYYNPDFLIDGERVRKEGYCTDIITETTLDWLKNKRDPNKPFCVLYHQKAPHRNWKSAPEYLGLYDDKTFNPPSNYFDDYSGMGTAAREQEMQIDGHAGWGHDFKMIVDPNGDSTGFQRELNRFNEKQLVDWLAAYTPKNDAFKAEYPNLSEKEIGLWKFNRYIKDYLRTIKSVDDGVGEVLDYLEESGLAENTIVIYTSDQGFYLGEHGWFDKRFMYEESFRTPLLVRYPKEIEAGTEIGRLVQNLDFAPTILDYAGVEVPEEMQGESFRKLVSGEADEWRDAVYYTYYEYPSVHMVKRHYGVATDRYKLMHFYYDIDEWEMYDLEKDPKEMQNVYNNPEYADVQKMLHEKLEEVRVKYGDSDELNQKYLKAYLDHQEQRRNRNNN
- a CDS encoding sulfatase-like hydrolase/transferase — protein: MALFNLDQLYLKGNTSKSMYFFLILLILTPGFIDAQPNILFIFADDQTYLGVNAMGNSEVITPNLDKLANSGVTFTHTYNMGGWNGAVCVASRAMLNTGRFIWHARNSEKNYPKMKEDGQFWSLLMQNAGYDTYMTGKWHVKQDAKTIFNTAIDIRPGMPASVPEAYNRPQSSADTTWLPWQKKRGGFWQGGKHWSEVVGDNAIQFLDSAKLSKNPFFMYLAFNAPHDPRQSPKKYVDMYPLENVAVPENFMDLYPYKDAIGCGAELRDEKLAPFPRTAYSIKVHRQEYYAIITHMDEQIGRIISHLKETGQDKNTYILFSADHGLSVGHHGLVGKQNMFDHSMRVPLVVVGPNIPGNEKRDMQVYLQDVMATTLDLAGIEKPQYVEFNSLMPAINNDVKSSPYSEIYGAYINLQRMVRNEKYKLIVYPEADKILLFDVENDPEEIYDLAEKPEYKKVVKELAERLKQQQKLMDDPLNLHSYFPELF
- a CDS encoding PAS domain-containing hybrid sensor histidine kinase/response regulator; translated protein: MLSKSLDPLDSKVLGKLMLMQNFVINLPNEDSIFSFVCKGLLDVPGIEKAKYYGNQEEISNHESKKISLPIQVDDSFYGYINLTLSDTNKFQPYQDYLSNFMFMIGVILEQKKQRKLLANHQLKLEQQVKERTEQLNNEKQLLQTIIDTIPVMVTIYDSEVNSVILNNAVENITGWTNEDAQHNNIMELAYPDPEYREHVLGFMAALQPVFQDLIMRTKDGRDIETTWANVEIPDGRSVGVGVDISERKELESQLIEAKEKAEENRRLLKTIVNATPDLIWVKDTNGIYLNCNKRFEDFFGKSKSEIIGKTDYDFVEKELADFFRNHDNRAMNAGGPIINEEEITFAIDGHSEILETIKTPLAGSNNDIIGVLGVGRDITDRKKAEEKLLKAKKEAEESEKQLRLISDNFVNGMIYQVAMLDENRRQFNYISNNVQDLYGCTEEEAKEDANLIYGKLHPDDVEGLIEKEKEALKNMSVFEAEARAITPNGNIRWAYFISKPRIINGVACWDGIEIDITERKQMEIELRKAKEKAEESDRLKSAFLANMSHEIRTPMNGILGFTSLLQEHDLTGAQQQKYIEIIKKSGNRMLSTVNDIIEISKIDSGQITINSNKLNISKHILALYDFFNFEATKKGLKLTLENKLSENESFIISDKNKLDSILTNLIKNAIKFTEKGSIKIGCEKKVDLLEFYVKDTGIGIPAARKDAVFNRFEQADIEDKQAREGSGLGLAIVKSYVEMLGGTVWVESEENKGSTFFFTVSYKPVKSETKSKTKVQNKISDKAKNLNILIVEDDDVSSLYLSTIIKDIAKNIQIARNGTEAVEICKNNSNFDLVLMDIKLPGMNGLEATEKIRKFNKKVKIIAQTAHALQGDREQARISGCDDYIAKPINKGKLIEMIDRYFE